A window of the Serinus canaria isolate serCan28SL12 chromosome 27, serCan2020, whole genome shotgun sequence genome harbors these coding sequences:
- the ORMDL3 gene encoding ORM1-like protein 3, whose protein sequence is MNVGTAHSEVNPNTRVMNSRGIWLSYVLGIGLLHVVLLSIPFFSVPVVWTLTNIIHNLSMYIFLHTVKGTPFETPDQGKARLLTHWEQMDYGVQFTASRKFLTIMPIVLYFLTSFYTKYDRVHFIINTISLMSVLIPKLPQFHGVRIFGINKY, encoded by the exons AACAGCGCACAGCGAGGTGAACCCCAACACCCGGGTGATGAACAGCCGCGGCATCTGGCTGTCCTACGTGCTGGGCATCGGGCTGCTGCACGTCGTGCTCCTCAGCATCCCCTTCTTCAGCGTCCCCGTGGTCTGGACCCTCACCAACATCATCCACAACCTG agcaTGTACATCTTCCTGCACACCGTGAAGGGAACCCCCTTCGAGACCCCGGACCAGGGCAAGGCCCGGCTGCTCACGCACTGGGAGCAGATGGATTATGGAGTCCAGTTCACCGCGTCCCGCAAGTTCCTCACCATCATGCCCATCGTCCT GTATTTTCTAACCAGCTTTTACACCAAGTACGACCGGGTACACTTCATCATCAACACCATCTCCCTCATGAGCGTCCTGATCCCCAAACTGCCTCAGTTCCACGGAGTGAGGATCTTTGGCATCAACAAGTACTGA